A genomic segment from Toxotes jaculatrix isolate fToxJac2 chromosome 6, fToxJac2.pri, whole genome shotgun sequence encodes:
- the si:ch211-121a2.4 gene encoding transmembrane protein 205, with the protein MPTDQEPTFTVKLFQLLLLSTYWGMQIWVTFISSFVMNNHLNRHTYGFIQSRLVPFYLHLGSACAFFNLTIYAVYHPSDMLNDREAFQIFIFFVSVTVAAVNAQWFGQMTSEIMADMHLIEQACGLGQDIGLSSNREAYAKLCETDVKYRHLSSRLWLYRLLSSLCNLCCIGCNFYSLCYMAENLVTL; encoded by the exons ATGCCCACCGACCAGGAGCCCACGTTCACCGTCAagctgtttcagctgctgctgctctccacctACTGGGGAATGCAAATTTGGGTCACCTTCATTTCAA GCTTTGTGATGAACAACCACCTGAATAGACACACATACGGGTTTATTCAGAGTCGTCTTGTCCCTTTCTACCTCCACCTGGGTTCAGCTTGTGCCTTCTTTAACCTCACTATCTACGCTGTGTATCACCCCAGCGACATGCTGAACGACAGAGAAGCCTTTCAG ATCTTCATCTTCTTTGTGTCGGTGACGGTGGCAGCTGTCAACGCTCAGTGGTTTGGCCAGATGACATCGGAGATCATGGCAGACATGCACCTCATCGAGCAGGCGTGCGGATTGGGTCAGGACATCGGCCTGTCGTCTAACCGTGAAGCGTACGCCAAGCTGTGTGAGACAGATGTCAAATACAGACACCTCAGCAGTCGCCTGTGGCTGTACAGACTGCTGTCCTCCCTTTGTAATCTCTGCTGCATAGGCTGCAATTTCTACAGCCTGTGTTACATGGCTGAGAACCTCGTCACACTGTAA